The nucleotide sequence GGCGCGCAGCCGATCCCTGCGGACGTTTACAAGACGCCTGCGCCGCCAAGACGCGGGCCACTCTCCGGGAGGATGGAGAATGACCGCGAAGATTCGGTGCGTGGTGGCCAGGTTTTCATAACGCTGAGGTTGACAGTTGCGGTCTATGGAGGTTCGTGTGGCCAACTCGACATTTTGTCGACTTTGACGCAAGGCGTGAGCAGGAAATTGTTTATGGAACAACAGGAGTTTGAGTGGGCAGAACTCTCGCCGCCGCGCCCCATTTATCAGCGGGTACTGATCGCGGCGGCGCTTGCCGTTGTCGGCGTCATCGGTTGGTACATCTTTTTTCACGATGATCTGCAAGCTATGCCACCCAATTCGCCAGAGCCAATCGCATATTTGCCGCCGCCGGACCCGAGGCTTACTTTCCCCACTCCGTTTCGCAACGTGAAGCCGGACGTCCGGTACGTTGGCGACGCGAAATGCGCGAGTTGTCACGACGAGATTGACAAGACCTTTCACGCTCACCCGATGGGGCGCTCAGCCGAATTCATTGGCAAATCGCAGCCCGTCGAGCGATTCGACGCGACCGCCCACAATCCCTTCACAGTTGGCCCATATAAACTGGCGGTCGAATGGTCGGGCGGAAAAATGCTGCACCGGCTCCGCGTCAAGGATCCGGATGGAAACTATCTACCCGATTATGTAACGACTGCTGATTTGGCGATCGGGTCCGGAACCCGCGGTCGGTCGTACCTCTGCATCGAGAAGGGCGCGGTCTGGCAAACTCCGATTAGCTGGTTTGGCCCCGAAGCGCGGTGGGATTTATCCCCAGGGTTCGACCTGGGAAATGGCGGTCGGCGCGAGATCCGTTCGGACTGTCTGTTCTGTCACATGAATCAAGTGGAGCCAATCGCGGCATCATTGAACCGGTACCGCGAGCCGTTTCCGGTTGGCCAAGCTTCAATCGGCTGCGAAAGATGTCACGGTCCCGGCGAATTGCACGTCGACGAGCGCGGCCTGGGCCCGCCCCCCGATCGAATCGACACGTCGATCGTGAACCCGAAGCATCTGTCGTCAGAACTCCGTGCCGGCATCTGTGCGCAGTGCCACTTGCAGGGCGAGGAACGGATCGCCCGGCGGGGGCGAGAACTCAGCGAATATCGACCGGGGCTGCCACTTGAGATGTATCTCACGACGTTTGTATGGCGCCCCGAATTGGCCGATCTGCACAAGTCGGTCGGCCAGTTCGAACAGATGCAGCAGAGCCGGTGTTTCACTGAGAGCCGGGGCGCCCTCGGCTGCACTTCTTGTCACGACCCGCACGCGATGCCGACTGCCGCGAAGAAGGAGAATTTCTACGCCAGTCGATGCTTGGCGTGCCACGGGCAAAGCGCCAAGGAGTGTTCGGAAAAAATCGCAATCCGTCATGCGAACGCGGATAGTTGCATCAAGTGTCACATGCCTCGACTGACGAGTTCGAACGTCGCCCACACAAGCATTACCGACCACCAAATTCCGCGGAAACCCGACGTGCAGTCCAAGCATCGGGGACTCTTACCCGGTGCGATCCCGATCGTCGCTTTTCCGATTGGACCGCACGTACCGACCGTGGCCGAACAAGAGCGCGATCTTGG is from Pirellulales bacterium and encodes:
- a CDS encoding tetratricopeptide repeat protein, translating into MEQQEFEWAELSPPRPIYQRVLIAAALAVVGVIGWYIFFHDDLQAMPPNSPEPIAYLPPPDPRLTFPTPFRNVKPDVRYVGDAKCASCHDEIDKTFHAHPMGRSAEFIGKSQPVERFDATAHNPFTVGPYKLAVEWSGGKMLHRLRVKDPDGNYLPDYVTTADLAIGSGTRGRSYLCIEKGAVWQTPISWFGPEARWDLSPGFDLGNGGRREIRSDCLFCHMNQVEPIAASLNRYREPFPVGQASIGCERCHGPGELHVDERGLGPPPDRIDTSIVNPKHLSSELRAGICAQCHLQGEERIARRGRELSEYRPGLPLEMYLTTFVWRPELADLHKSVGQFEQMQQSRCFTESRGALGCTSCHDPHAMPTAAKKENFYASRCLACHGQSAKECSEKIAIRHANADSCIKCHMPRLTSSNVAHTSITDHQIPRKPDVQSKHRGLLPGAIPIVAFPIGPHVPTVAEQERDLGIAMARAISHIPAEETEIRQVIASMSASRLTASVSTWRGDTPAWMALSRAQETLNDVRSRLDSATTAAALAPESDEAQGKLAAAAAAAGKLDIALAAANETVRMSPTSVEAFLIRAWVFLLQQDWVRAEADCRAALAIHPLHPRAHLLLGICRYRRGDPTGGGREADLAASLATTPQLRTNFRDLYRSQTR